The following coding sequences are from one Ovis canadensis isolate MfBH-ARS-UI-01 breed Bighorn chromosome 25, ARS-UI_OviCan_v2, whole genome shotgun sequence window:
- the LOC138430285 gene encoding transcription factor A, mitochondrial isoform X2 encodes MIGSFAYVPKWFSSSLSGYPKKPMTSYVRFSKEQLPIFKAQNPDAKNSELIKKIAKLWRELPDSEKKIYEDAYRADWQVYKEEINRIQEQLTPSQIVSLEKEIMQKRLKKKALIKKRELTMLGKPKRPRSAYNIFIAERFQETKDGTSQVKLKAINENWKNLSNSQKQVYIQLAKDDKIRYYNEMKSWEEQMMEVGREDLIRRSVKYPAKSEPEQL; translated from the exons ATGATAGGAAG TTTTGCGTATGTTCCAAAATGGTTTTCATCCAGCTTGAGTGGTTATCCAAAGAAGCCTATGACTTCATACGTTCGATTTTCTAAAGAACAGCTGCCCATATTTAAAGCTCAAAACCCAG atgcaaaaaattcagaactaattaaaaaaattgcCAAGCTATGGAGGGAACTTCCTGATTCAGAGAAAAAG ATATATGAAGATGCTTACAGGGCAGACTGGCAGGTAtacaaggaagaaataaacagaattcaAGAACAACTAACTCCAAGTCAAATAGTATCTTTGGAAAAAGAAATCATGCAGAAACGTTTAAAAAAGAAAGCGTTAATAAAAAAGAGA gagTTAACAATGCTTGGAAAACCAAAAAGACCTCGGTCAGCTTATAACATTTTTATAGCTGAACGTTTTCAGGAAACTAAGGATGGCACATCACAG GTAAAGCTGAAAGCTAtaaatgaaaactggaaaaatctcTCTAATTCTCAAAAGCAA GTATATATTCAGCTTGCTAAAGATGATAAAATTCGTTATTATAACGAAATGAAATCCTGGGAGGAACAGATGATGGAAGTTGGACGAGAAGACCTTATACGTCGCTCAGTTAAATACCCAGCAAAAAGTGAGCCTGAGCAGCTTTGA
- the LOC138430285 gene encoding transcription factor A, mitochondrial isoform X1, producing the protein MALLRGVWGVLNALGKSGADLCAGCGSRLRSPFSFAYVPKWFSSSLSGYPKKPMTSYVRFSKEQLPIFKAQNPDAKNSELIKKIAKLWRELPDSEKKIYEDAYRADWQVYKEEINRIQEQLTPSQIVSLEKEIMQKRLKKKALIKKRELTMLGKPKRPRSAYNIFIAERFQETKDGTSQVKLKAINENWKNLSNSQKQVYIQLAKDDKIRYYNEMKSWEEQMMEVGREDLIRRSVKYPAKSEPEQL; encoded by the exons ATGGCGCTTCTCCGGGGCGTTTGGGGCGTGCTGAATGCACTGGGAAAGTCAGGAGCGGATCTCTGCGCCGGCTGTGGCAGTCGACTGCGCTCCCCCTTTAG TTTTGCGTATGTTCCAAAATGGTTTTCATCCAGCTTGAGTGGTTATCCAAAGAAGCCTATGACTTCATACGTTCGATTTTCTAAAGAACAGCTGCCCATATTTAAAGCTCAAAACCCAG atgcaaaaaattcagaactaattaaaaaaattgcCAAGCTATGGAGGGAACTTCCTGATTCAGAGAAAAAG ATATATGAAGATGCTTACAGGGCAGACTGGCAGGTAtacaaggaagaaataaacagaattcaAGAACAACTAACTCCAAGTCAAATAGTATCTTTGGAAAAAGAAATCATGCAGAAACGTTTAAAAAAGAAAGCGTTAATAAAAAAGAGA gagTTAACAATGCTTGGAAAACCAAAAAGACCTCGGTCAGCTTATAACATTTTTATAGCTGAACGTTTTCAGGAAACTAAGGATGGCACATCACAG GTAAAGCTGAAAGCTAtaaatgaaaactggaaaaatctcTCTAATTCTCAAAAGCAA GTATATATTCAGCTTGCTAAAGATGATAAAATTCGTTATTATAACGAAATGAAATCCTGGGAGGAACAGATGATGGAAGTTGGACGAGAAGACCTTATACGTCGCTCAGTTAAATACCCAGCAAAAAGTGAGCCTGAGCAGCTTTGA